The sequence below is a genomic window from Paenibacillus sp. DCT19.
GGCATCATGGACAGACCCATACCAAGTCCCATCATAACCAGACTAAGGATGATCAGTCCAAGACTTGTTTCGGCCGTGATGGAAGACAAGATAAACAGTGCTCCGGAAATGATGCCTAAACCTGTGAATGCCAGTGGTCTAGCACCAATCTTGTCAAACAGACGACCGCCGAGTGGCATACCTACGCCAGATGCCAGCGCCTGTGGAAGCAGAATCAGTCCTGTCTCCAGTGCAGTGTATCCTTTGATCTGTTGCAGGTAGAGCGGAATCAGAATCATCGCCCCGAATAGAGCTACTTGTGATACCCAAGCAAGGATAATGCCGCGTGAGAAATCAGATGATTTGAATACCCGCAGCTCTAGCAATGGATGCTTGTGGCGCAGCTCTACAATAATGAACAGAATTAATGCTACCCCACCTACAATCACACCAGTCAGTGTAGTTGCAGACGTCCAGCTCGTCCCGCCTTCACTAACACCATAAGCCAGCATGGAGAATGCAATTGGTGCCAGAATCATACCTAATAGGTCAAGCGCAGGTGTCCGTCCACGATCCGTGTCCGGCAAAAATTTGAGACATAGAATAAGCGCAACGATCCCGATCGGAAGATTAATAAGGAAAATCCAGTGCCAACTGAACGACTCAATGAACCATCCAGATAATACTGGACCTAGTGCTGGAGCTAATAACATCGGAATCCCCAGCATACCCATAATGGAGCCTCTTCTCTCCGGAGGAGCCAAACGGAAAACCATAGCCATACCAATCGGAGCAACCATACCTCCACCAAGCCCTTGAATGATGCGGAAAATAATTAATTGCTCTGGCGATTGTGCAACCGAGCATAGTACAGATCCTAACGTAAACATTGCAATTGTAAATAAAAATACTCTCTTGGAACCGAATCGATCGGTTAACCATCCAGCCAGGGGAATAACAGCAGACAAAGCCAAGGTGTATCCCGTCACAGTCCATTGAATCGTTTTGAGATCTGTCTCGAAATACTGAACGAGATTAGGAATCGCCACATTCACCACCGTGCTGTCCAGAATGACCATAATCATACCTACAATGATGGCCAGCAGCGGTAGAATAATCGTTTTTATCGAGAACTCCGCTGGATTCTGGGGAATTGCTGTTTGCTCTTTCAAATTCTCACACTCTTTTCCGGCCTGGAGGCATCTCTTGCCTCTCTATCAGCCTTATAATCACAACATGTTTCAAACCTTTGTTTCAAACTGTCGTTTTAAACTTTTGTTTTAATCATAGTATATTTTAACGAAAATACCTTTGCTGTCAAGATATTTTTAATGTCATTAATTATATATGTAAATTTTAACTCCTTTTCCGCTAACTGCTTCAATATGTACGAGATATAGATCCATACGATCCAACTTGTCTATATCTAGTTACACTAATCCAATTTTGGAAGTTATGTAATCGCCAAATTCTAGACGCCAAAAAAATGAACCAGGCTCCGACCTGCTTCATCCGTTTGGTCACACATTGTACCCGTTATATCATCGAACTAAACGTTCAGACTGCTTCACTGTTAATCTGCAAGTTTGGTCATCTGGTGCTCCGTGAGCACACCCAAAGTCTGTCCATATGCGCTCCGACAATACAAACGAACTGCAAGATGATAAGGACGGGAATAATTCGTAATAATTCGAAGTTCCCAGCTGGCTGAAGACACATCCAAATTAGGAATAACATAATTGCGCATGCACCCATGATGCTCTGATCCAATCTGAAACAGATAACGATAGATCTCTCCACCTACATCGTTCGTTCCACCTATAAATACATCCGCTTCGTCATCCCCTGCCCAACCTACCTCAATGTCTACATATCTGACTGGAACAGCCGTTTGGAGCATACTCTCATGCATCACAAGTAGATATACAGCCACGTACTTGCCCTCCCTCCCATTTCCACCGATCCGTCCTTATGTAGTTTATGCAACCTCTCGTCCAATGCCAGTTGTATTCACCCATTTTTGCACGTAAGCATAGAAATGCCCGACCTCAGGCACCCCATTTTTCATAGAATACAAAGATAGAAGAACGGTCTGCGCAGGCCGCGATAAGGAGGTACCTATGAGAGTTCTGCTCGTGACCTATTGGGAATTAACCCAAATGGGTGGGATATGGACATATCTAAGACAATTGGCCGATCACCTGACATCACTGGGTGTGGAGGTTGATATTATGGGCACTAACGCAGCGAGCAATGAGGTTTATGTCCGTAATCTGAATCAATCCTTCTCCAAAACTAAAGTCTGGCCGATGCTGCAAACGAAGCTTAATCCCACCGACCTGCCTCAATTCACCGCCGACTCCCTTCTCGCTTATTATGAGCTTAATCGTTATGCCTTTGAGATGGCTGCTGCGTATCTTGGGGTCAATCATTATGACATCATCCATGCTCAAGATCCAGTGGCCGCTGTAGCCATGAAGCGTATTCTACGCCGTAACACTCCACTCGTAACAAGCTATCATGGAGCGCTTGCACGTGAAACCTTTTATGATGCTCAAAATTCAAATCCACAACTTACGCTCCCTACCTATTTGCAATCCAAAAGAGGTCGGTACTTCCTTTCCTTGGAGAAAAGAAGCGCTGCACAATCCGAGCTGATTCTCGTGTCTAGTCATTGGATCAAGAGCACCCTTACAGAACTGAACGTGCCTGAATCGCAATTCCGTCTTATTCCTTATGCCATCGATCTCCCGTCTTATAAATCTTCAGCAGCAGTCAAATTCCGTCATAGACCTCCGGCAGGTAAAAAAGTAATCGCCTTTACCGGTAGACTGGAGTACATCAAAGGTGTACATGTATTGATTAACGCACTTGCTGGTCTGAAAACGATCCGTTCGGATTGGGTCTGCTGGATTGCGGGAGAGGGTAATCTGATGGAGGAACTACGTGATCAAGCATCCCGTACGGGTGTGGGAGACGACGTTGTCTTTTTTGGAAAACTGGACAATATCCCCTCCTTCCTGCGCCGCGCTGACATCTATGTTCAACCTAGTCTGCAAGACACCCAGCCTTTCTCCGTGACCGAAGCACAGCTTGCAGGCGTTCCTGTCATCGTTAGCGGTACTGCCGGTATGCCTGAGATGGTTGACCCGGCTAACACGGGATGGGTCGTGCCTCCCCAAGATGCCAACTCACTCTGCAGTTTATTACATGCACTATTAGAGGATGATGCTACCCGCCAACGAGTAGGCATGCAGGCCAAAGCATGGGCAGAACAGCATCGCTCACTGGAAGAGATGGGAATGCGCACGTTACAGGTGTACCAAGAAGCCATACACAGAGGAGGATATTCCGTATGACGATCCTTGTACCCAGTGATTTATATAATCGCTGGTTCTCCACTCCAGTATCCACACCACATATTGAGGTAGAATATGATGTCATGAATACGTTGATGCAAAAACTGCCAAAGGGATACACCTTACCTGACCCCGTATCGATGGAGATACTAAACCAGAATGATTAATGACTTGACTTGCCCCTCTTGCCCAAGAGGGGTTTTGTTTGTTTACCATTCACGTTTTACAAGCGAAACCCGTTACACACCTCAGCTTTTAACCATTCAAATTGATAAAAACCTCAGCTTCCTTTGCTATGTCATTGCTTATGTTCATGACTCTCCAAAGGTCAATAACAGCTAAAAAAAGAGTATTCCATTGTCGCCGTCAACCATACGACATGCTGAATACTCTTATTTCCATATAACATATCTATAACGATTCTCGCACCTCACAGACCTACCTTATTGCCAATACCCACCTACCTGAAGCAGGTTAAGCAATGTGGGGCGATGCTTTGTCTGAACACGTTCCATCTCTGCCTTTAGTTCATCAAAATGACGCTTCGTACCCATCTTTTCATGCACTCGATAAGACACTAACGGATCATTGAAATAGAACAGCTCATAGACCGGAAACAGCCTCAACCACATCTCATAATCATGCGTATAACGAAAATCGGTATCGAACATACCGAATTTGCGAAAAGCATCCATCTCCAGCATCACAGTACAGCCGTTAATTGGACAACCTTCCAGAAGTACCTGCAGCACCTCCAAGCGGCTTCCCACCTCAGGACGGATGGTATCCATCCACTCATTGTCTGCATTCACGTAGTGATAGGCTCCATGACAGAACAATGCCTTCACTTCCAGCATAAATTTCAGCTGCTTCTCTACCCGATCCAGCAACATCACATCATCTGAGCTAAGCCATACAAAATAATCTCCAGTTGCATGTTTAATGCCTTCATTCAGCGCGGTAGCCGTTCCACCATTTTTTTTGCGAATATAAGTAATCCGATCCATAAACGGCTGTACCCGCTCGACAAACTGCGTAGAACCATCATCTACAACGATGACTTCAATATGAGGATATGTCTGATGAACGGCACTGTAGATGGCCTGATCAATGTATGCACAGTTGTAAAAAGGAATGACGATCGATACCTTAGGCTCCATCCGGCTCTCCCTCCTCTTGGTTGCAAATCTAAAATATAACTCCTCGTTCCCTAGTATATGAAATGCTTTTCGATGCGTATGGGACATCTGTAGGGATAAGATCGCACAAGTTTTTTTCTAACCCACCATTTAAAGAAAACACTTAGAGAAATATAGACTAATTCCACCTTAAGGTTATTACGACGTTCACGTGGTAAGGCTCACTAATCCTTAGTTCAAGTTAACTAGGGTACACCTACCTAACTTCAGCACGTTGCAAAGTCAACTCAAGAAAAAAGGGACTACCAGGCTTAAAAGATCCGCCTAATACCCCCTACTTTCTCCAAGCTTTTATCCCCCATGCCCGCGATTCGCTGCAACAGCGGATCACGATATCTCGACCACACCATGGAGGCTTCTTGCCCAATAACTGTAGCGTGTCTCATGGATCCCATACCCTCATGCCAGCGATAGGCGGTATGAGGCTCATTCAGATACGGGAAGTGATGTCCGTTCAGCAGAATCCGCAACCAGAGATCCAGATCGTGAGTGTACGGCAAATATTCATCGAAGAGACCTACGGCTCCGAACAGATCTTTACGAATCATTACTGTACAACCATTTACCGGATTACCGTTCACGAACCTGCGCAACCAATCAACAGGAGCCATCGGCTCTGCTCCGCCAAGCAATTTGGTCACAGCAGCATGCTCATTAATATAGTGAAAATTAGTATGAGAAACCAACGCTTGCTGCTCTAGCATAAACTGAACCTGTTGCCGAATTTTGTCTGGATAAAATAGATCATCTGAACTGAGCCAGGCAACATATTCACCGGATGCATGGCGTATACCGTGGTTCAGCGCAGACGCTGTTCCTCCATTGCTTTTGCCAAGCACATGAATATAAGGAAGATACGGCTGCAACAGATGGGCATACTGCGTTGAGCCATCGTCAACAACAATGATCTCGGTCTCAGCATATGTCTGATTCAAGGCGCTTTGAATGGCCTGAGGTACATAAGGACAATTGTAGAACGGAATGACTATGGACACCTTCGGATTCAAACCGTTCCCCTCCCTTGCCGGATACGAACATCACTTAGAATATCCTGAAGGGATTGTGCAAACGGAATGAGTGGCTGCCAACCCAGTTTGCGCAGCAGCGACAATTGTTCCTCTTCCCCAGCGCCGTCTGGGCCTGAGGTGGCTCCATCCCAGCGCACAGGTACATTTGCACTCGACATCGACAATAACGTATCCGCGATCTCACCCAGACTACGCTCCGTACCAGAGACAACAGGGTACACCGTACCCGTCGTTCCGTGAACTAACAATGTAGCGTAGGCTCGCACTGCATCACGTACATCCAGAAAATCACGGGTGTTCTCCCGACCTGAGAGGCGAAAAGCTTCCGTCTTGCCCTCCTGCTCACAGGCAACAATATGACGCGCGAGCAGTGAGCAGATTCCTGTTGAAGGACCGGCACCGATCAGATTGCCCGGTTCAGCCATCATAATCTGCTGACCAAAAAGAGACATCCACGACAGGGTCACCATCTCCTCCAGAGCTTTACTAAGGCTATAGGGATGCGGAGGCTGAGGGACTTTACCTGGTTCTGGTGTGTATTTTAATCGTGAGCCTACAATGACCGTTCTTGCAGCAGGACAGCTGCGCAGTGCATCCAGCAAATACAGCACCGCCATGACATTCGTCTCCAGTACAAGCAGCGGATCAGCCCATGAATCTGGCACGGAATTTTTACCTGCGAGATGCAGCACATAATCAGGCTGCACCTCGTCAATTAACTCACGAACTTGGTCTTTGTCATTCAGGTCACAGACGTGCACATGTGTACCCTTAGTGAACGTATAAACATTCTCACGTCTAACGACTGCGGCGACCTCTGCACCAACGGCTTGAAAAAACGCTACAGCATGTCGTCCGGTAAAACCTGAGGCACCTGTAATGAGCACCTTCTTGCCTGTTAGCTCTGCTCCATCCATAATGCCAGCTCCTTCAGCATTGTAGAATACTCCGGAAGGTCTGTCTTCACATCCACTCGTGTTGATACAAGCGTGCGATCCTGCACCATACGATCATCGGGGACAATGACGACATCCTCCTTGTTCCAGATCTGCTTCAATAATACGAGCAGATCATGCTTGCTTAGTGGATGTGGATGGGCAAGATGGATCAATCCGCTGACAGGTGAAGCGAGATAATGATCTACCCATTTCGCCAGCTCAAGGGTTGTAACCCCGTTCCATAACACACGGGTATATCCACCAACCTCCCCCGTGCTGGACATGAACCAGTTCATTAAACCAATGCCGCCCTTCCGGATTTCGGGACCAATAATAGATGTTCGGATGGTCAGATGTCCTGAATCCTGAATTTCACCCAATGCCTTCGTGATCGCATAAGAAGAGGTGCCATCCGTAACATCCGACTCGGTATAACCTCCACGGTCTCCACTGAACACACAGTCTGTGCTGATATGGATGAGCCGTGCACCAATCGTATCTGCGACCCGGCGTAGACGGTGTGGAAGAAAACCATTAATATGATAAGCATTGATTTTGTCTACATCCGCAAAACTGTTCAACACACCCACAGCGTTCACAATTACATCAGGGTGCACAGCTTCCACCAAACGATCCACCATGAAACTATCGTTTACATCCAGTAACAGTCCATTAGGATCAGAAGCATCCCGAGTGGTATAAAACACACTGTGCACACCTTGACGGCGGAAATAGTCGACCATCACATGGCCGGCCATTCCGTTTCCCCCAAGTATCAGCAACTTCATGACAAGAATCCTCCGCGCTTGAGGATTTCACGAATCTCCTCTTTGGTCATCAATTGGTGTTCGGAACTAAAACTACTGAAGGAGACCGGAGGGCAGTCGGTGTAATGCTCCTTGAGCCCTGGAATACCGAGCGTAGGCAGAATAACTAAATACTGCTCGTCGTAGACAACCGTAGTCATACTTTCGAACTCGCTCATCAGAATTTCATGAATCTTCTCGCCTGGGCGGGTGCCACGCTCTACAATGCCAACATTCTCAACACCTGAATCTTCAATCAATACCTCAGCGAGATCCACAATTTTGCAGGTAGGCATCGTCATGACAAATATTTCGCCACCCACGCTTTCCACCGAAGCCTTGAACAATAAAGTGATCGCATCTTTCAGCGTCAGGAAGAAACGTGTCATGTTCATATCGGTAATCGATACCTGGCCCTTTTGACGGATCTGA
It includes:
- a CDS encoding DHA2 family efflux MFS transporter permease subunit — encoded protein: MKEQTAIPQNPAEFSIKTIILPLLAIIVGMIMVILDSTVVNVAIPNLVQYFETDLKTIQWTVTGYTLALSAVIPLAGWLTDRFGSKRVFLFTIAMFTLGSVLCSVAQSPEQLIIFRIIQGLGGGMVAPIGMAMVFRLAPPERRGSIMGMLGIPMLLAPALGPVLSGWFIESFSWHWIFLINLPIGIVALILCLKFLPDTDRGRTPALDLLGMILAPIAFSMLAYGVSEGGTSWTSATTLTGVIVGGVALILFIIVELRHKHPLLELRVFKSSDFSRGIILAWVSQVALFGAMILIPLYLQQIKGYTALETGLILLPQALASGVGMPLGGRLFDKIGARPLAFTGLGIISGALFILSSITAETSLGLIILSLVMMGLGMGLSMMPLNTHVLNAAPRKLVGRVTPLTAAAQQVVVSFAVAGLTGFLTSRVADHTTGTGGANAANGLVAGFNDTFFLAACIALFGCILSLILRKPKQMKEETLETGDQPDPAMMIGH
- a CDS encoding glycosyltransferase family 4 protein, with the protein product MRVLLVTYWELTQMGGIWTYLRQLADHLTSLGVEVDIMGTNAASNEVYVRNLNQSFSKTKVWPMLQTKLNPTDLPQFTADSLLAYYELNRYAFEMAAAYLGVNHYDIIHAQDPVAAVAMKRILRRNTPLVTSYHGALARETFYDAQNSNPQLTLPTYLQSKRGRYFLSLEKRSAAQSELILVSSHWIKSTLTELNVPESQFRLIPYAIDLPSYKSSAAVKFRHRPPAGKKVIAFTGRLEYIKGVHVLINALAGLKTIRSDWVCWIAGEGNLMEELRDQASRTGVGDDVVFFGKLDNIPSFLRRADIYVQPSLQDTQPFSVTEAQLAGVPVIVSGTAGMPEMVDPANTGWVVPPQDANSLCSLLHALLEDDATRQRVGMQAKAWAEQHRSLEEMGMRTLQVYQEAIHRGGYSV
- a CDS encoding glycosyltransferase — protein: MEPKVSIVIPFYNCAYIDQAIYSAVHQTYPHIEVIVVDDGSTQFVERVQPFMDRITYIRKKNGGTATALNEGIKHATGDYFVWLSSDDVMLLDRVEKQLKFMLEVKALFCHGAYHYVNADNEWMDTIRPEVGSRLEVLQVLLEGCPINGCTVMLEMDAFRKFGMFDTDFRYTHDYEMWLRLFPVYELFYFNDPLVSYRVHEKMGTKRHFDELKAEMERVQTKHRPTLLNLLQVGGYWQ
- a CDS encoding glycosyltransferase; this translates as MNPKVSIVIPFYNCPYVPQAIQSALNQTYAETEIIVVDDGSTQYAHLLQPYLPYIHVLGKSNGGTASALNHGIRHASGEYVAWLSSDDLFYPDKIRQQVQFMLEQQALVSHTNFHYINEHAAVTKLLGGAEPMAPVDWLRRFVNGNPVNGCTVMIRKDLFGAVGLFDEYLPYTHDLDLWLRILLNGHHFPYLNEPHTAYRWHEGMGSMRHATVIGQEASMVWSRYRDPLLQRIAGMGDKSLEKVGGIRRIF
- a CDS encoding NAD-dependent epimerase/dehydratase family protein translates to MDGAELTGKKVLITGASGFTGRHAVAFFQAVGAEVAAVVRRENVYTFTKGTHVHVCDLNDKDQVRELIDEVQPDYVLHLAGKNSVPDSWADPLLVLETNVMAVLYLLDALRSCPAARTVIVGSRLKYTPEPGKVPQPPHPYSLSKALEEMVTLSWMSLFGQQIMMAEPGNLIGAGPSTGICSLLARHIVACEQEGKTEAFRLSGRENTRDFLDVRDAVRAYATLLVHGTTGTVYPVVSGTERSLGEIADTLLSMSSANVPVRWDGATSGPDGAGEEEQLSLLRKLGWQPLIPFAQSLQDILSDVRIRQGRGTV
- a CDS encoding SDR family oxidoreductase; amino-acid sequence: MKLLILGGNGMAGHVMVDYFRRQGVHSVFYTTRDASDPNGLLLDVNDSFMVDRLVEAVHPDVIVNAVGVLNSFADVDKINAYHINGFLPHRLRRVADTIGARLIHISTDCVFSGDRGGYTESDVTDGTSSYAITKALGEIQDSGHLTIRTSIIGPEIRKGGIGLMNWFMSSTGEVGGYTRVLWNGVTTLELAKWVDHYLASPVSGLIHLAHPHPLSKHDLLVLLKQIWNKEDVVIVPDDRMVQDRTLVSTRVDVKTDLPEYSTMLKELALWMEQS